ACTGATGCTGTACGAGTTCTTGAACTATCTGATGAGTTGAACATAGATTTCCCCAAGGTAAAGAGTAATTATAACCGAATTGTTAAATCTGTCCACCCAGACAAGAATTGTGGGCAGGACAGGGGCCTTGATTCTGTTTTGGAAGCATATAAGCTTCTcgattattattttaatgtagttTTAAATGGTAAAATTTGCCAATTGTGTCATTTGTCTAATATTTGTGAAAGTTCTACTTACTATGATTTCCGCCATGTCAATTCACATCAATCATGTCGGTACTATAAATCAGAAAATTCAGTAGAAGACcttaattgtaaattatacgAGTCGAAACTGTTATTAGAGGATTCGTCAAAATTGGGTTCGAATCCTACAAATAGATTTAGTTGCTGTTATATCAATAGTAAGGAAAACCTAACTTCTTCCAGATTTTATATTGAACTTTCCAAAAACTCTCTTGATGTTTTTGAGGGTATTCCATACGTCACATGTCGTTGTGGTCAGATTTTACTTATTACAACTGAGGCCACTGCCCTTGGCATCCACACATTTGACTGTGACATATGCTCTTGTTCATATAACATAGCATAATGTAACTATAGGTTCATAATCTCTTAGAGTACCATACATTTTATCTACTATCTAGCTCAATCCCCAAcaccaaaaaataaaattacatgttagataaataaatgccaaaataaacaaatgtACACATgcatttaattttgattatcagttttattttttagccgaatcattttaatattttttagaaaatgaCAACGATGAAAATATGTCATTGTTCGCATACACCCAAATGCTCAACGACAGTAATTGTACACAAATCACATAACGAGCCGGTTTATCAGGAATTACAAAGAATAAAAGTAATTAGCAAAGAAAAAGAATATTCAACATGTCAATGTCAAAATTCAACACAAGAATATATAATCTACAAATGGCCAAACAGTACgactaatatatttatttgaagcaaatgaaaattttaacattaatataagtttaaatttatttacgtatttatttgtttgtTTGCAATGTGTGGCGTATGAgattaatgaaaattaaatttgtataattgtaaaatatcattatttattattttttctccTAGAATTAAgcataaaaattttaattttattgacacattttttactttttatttttttccctggtttttgtttaattgttattcatatttataaaaatacatttatcCTTCAATGtgtaatgtaaaattaaacaatattgATAGAACAAATGTCTATAATGAACTGAACCATTTGGATCTTGTTTTGTTCTCCATTTAATGGGTTTAATTTGGAAATCAACTGTATTATAGATTAgtttattgttaatttttcaattcATTCAATATAGTTTATAGTTTACACTCAATTTGGaaaatgttttatattttattgaaatcaaaattttcgTGTTGATATAAACCAAACTAAAGTATTATATTTCGTACACATTATAACATGGAAATACCTAACTCCAGAGAATTACACCATGTTGAAGGTGAACCAGGTAAAATATAGATAGAGCtttatttaaatgtgtatataaatttttataaacaGTAATTTGTtcttatatatattatttaataattcaaTGGTATAGGTAACTTTGTCGTAAGGAATGATGACCATTTTAAGAACGAAGCAACGGTCTCATTCGGACAAGAATGGTCAAAGTCTAAACTAACAAATGTGGTAGAcgttgtaaattattacaaacCGAACCCAAAAAGTCATGTTTACCTGCCTGAGAATACATTTGACACCAACGGGAAGATCAGAGGGCATATGGGAGGAGAAACCACATTTCGTAGAGATCCACAATCAAATCGGCAAGACCACTTGAACACTCATACGAATGATAACAATATCTACCACCAGTTTAATGAAGTAGAATCTGTAGACTCGGACAAAGATACAGTGGTTCCAGAAGCAAGGGTTAAAGGCCTGTTTGAAGTACCCTTTGACGTCTATTCAATGCCCAGACTAATTGCTCCATTTAAAGGGTTCTCCAAAATAATAACGCCAAGAGCAATAAGATTAATTAACTTTACAGAAACTGAAGAAGGcaaattaatgtgtaaaatagataaaaacGCCatgaatatattacaaaaacAAGTCGGAGATTTAAACGTAGTCTCAGTTAGCTTCGTAGGAGATCCAAAATCAGGCAAAAGCTTTTTAGCAAGCCTTTTGGTGGGAAAAGATAACACAAGTTTTAACATATCAGAATCATACATAGACCCAAATAACATGCTTGTCGATGGATCAGTGTGGGTCTACATATCAGTTTATCAAGAAAAGCACGCTTACGTGTTTTTGGACTTTGAAGGATTTGAACACTCAGAAAAAAACAGAACTAAAATGTTACTGTTTGCATTTTCACTCTCAAACTTGGTATTTtgtaatgtaaaatattcattGATGAATGGAATCCATAATTCAATAACGGCAATGATCCAACTAACCAAAAAACCAACTTCAAACGAGACCTTGGGAGACCATGATAATTCACAAGAAGAGAATGAGTTTTTGGAAATAATCAAAGGTCAAGGAACCCGTCTTCTGAGCCGTTCATACGATAGCCAGAATTTTGTTGATTTGGTTCCGAACTTTGAAGATTctgaaaattttcaaagtGAAAGAAAGGAACTTTGGAGTGCACCAATAGTCCAATTTGTTTTCAGGGACTCCTCAGGGTTTGTCAAATGTATAGACGATCGCATTTTTACACCAGAAACCTTGGTGGAACAAGGAATTTTTGAGAATTATTTAGACCTTTTCACCACTGAAGAAAGAGATCCTAATTTTAGGAACGAAATGCTAGACTCATTTGAAGTATTTACTAACCGGAAGTATATCTCACTGCCACATCCAACGCTTTCGACCCACCCGTACGGCGATAACGATTATTCAAAAGATGAAGATTCAAACCTAGCTGATTTCTTCATGAAGCTTCTCTCCTCGGACAAAAACGACTTTAAAAGGTTCACAAGGTTAAGTTACGACGATTTAACTCTTACATCTAATCTCAGCAGCCTGTTCCACGAAAAACTCGACCAACTCAAGTCGCTTCTGTATCACGATACGCTCAACTACGCCATGGCACGCCCTCAAGTTAACGGGAGAATGTTCGGAGAGTACCTTAAAAAAATGGCCACCCATTTTAACAAGGACAACTCTCTAACGGTTGATAGATTAAACGATATGCTTTCATCCGTGTTTTTAAACGAGAATAATGTGATCCTAAAGGAGGCATTGGTCAAATTCTTAAAGGAAATCCGAGCAAAAGTAGCTCCCAAGCTACCAATGGACAGCAAAGCACTACTAAATTTGGCCCTGTCATCAAAATTCACAAGCTTAAACTACTTCGAATCAAATGCTTTCGGAACACGACAAGAATATGAAATGAAGTTGAATGAACTGTCAGAAACACTTGAGGACCTAATTAgaaaattagaaaataaGAATAAGACACTGATGATGGAGCAACTTGCAAGCTACGTCGATAGAAAGGAGCACATCATAAGGAGTAATCTCTTAAAGAGAGAATACACCTTAAATGACCTAAATGAAGACTTAACTAAACttaaaaaatcattaaataacaaattttcaGATTCCGAGCTCGTTTCAAAGGTCCTCGCCAGAGCCTCAAGTAACCTAGTTTCTCTTTTTAACGACACTCATCCAGAAACTTTCGTCCACAATCTCAGTTATTCCAAATCCTCAAGTATAGAAGAAACATTCCAGAACCTTAATACCTACATATCAAACATTTCATCACATTTGCAAGCAGAAACCAATCCTAAGAGCCCACCAGGTTACTCTGGGGCTGCCGAAAGTGTAATGAACACCTACAGGGGAAATCAGAATAATAAGTTAGATAGCGACCTCGGAGATAATACTTTAGATGGAGATTATTACGATTCGGATGATGATGACGAATATGAATACGAGGATTATACTGATGACGATGAAAACGATGATTCGGAAGATGAAGTGGAAGTTTCATCAGATGATGAGTATGAATTAGAAGTAGAGGAACTAGAGGAAACGGAAACTTCAGAAGATGAATCAGAAAGTACTAATAATGTAGATTATTTAGAAGAGGACGATGAAAGTGATGTTGTAGTGGAGGCCGAGGTACTAGAAGATGAAGTAGAATCTCTATCACTCGAGGACGAAGAGGAGTCTGAAGAAGACGATTCTCAGGTACAAgataataatgaaaataaatctGATGATACCAGTGTATATGAACACACACCAGATGAAAATGTTGATGAACCAGACGAAGAAGACTCAGAATCACAAGAAGATAACCAAGTTGTGTGTAATACTGATTCCAATCAGGATTATCAGCTATTAGGTGAATGCGGGGGTACACAAAGTTTTATAGATGATCCCGGAGAAATGACGTCCCAAAACTTTGATGATGTTTACGTAGATAACGAAAAAATGGAGAACGATCAGGACGAGGTGGTAGAAATCCTTGAAGACGATTTCGCACAAGAAGATATTGAagtaaatgataaaaaggCAGTTTTGCAagaaatatttgaaaaatcaGCCGACGATTTCATGGAATCGAGAGCCGCTAAAAACGTTCCACCGTAaatacaatattttaacatataTACATAcatgtatatataatgtattaAACTGAATTTATAACACTATCACAAATAGATTTATAAATACAAAAcgatttttttaaaaaaatcagACAAAATTAAACAGATCCATGTTTGGAACTCCATTCCAAGAAAAATTCCATACCTTCATCAGTTGAAGGCCGGGTGCACTCCAAAGCTCTTTCGATGTCCTT
Above is a window of Theileria parva strain Muguga chromosome 2, complete sequence, whole genome shotgun sequence DNA encoding:
- a CDS encoding Guanylate-binding protein domain protein; translation: MTTMKICHCSHTPKCSTTVIVHKSHNEPVYQELQRIKVISKEKEYSTCQCQNSTQEYIIYKWPNSNFVVRNDDHFKNEATVSFGQEWSKSKLTNVVDVVNYYKPNPKSHVYLPENTFDTNGKIRGHMGGETTFRRDPQSNRQDHLNTHTNDNNIYHQFNEVESVDSDKDTVVPEARVKGLFEVPFDVYSMPRLIAPFKGFSKIITPRAIRLINFTETEEGKLMCKIDKNAMNILQKQVGDLNVVSVSFVGDPKSGKSFLASLLVGKDNTSFNISESYIDPNNMLVDGSVWVYISVYQEKHAYVFLDFEGFEHSEKNRTKMLLFAFSLSNLVFCNVKYSLMNGIHNSITAMIQLTKKPTSNETLGDHDNSQEENEFLEIIKGQGTRLLSRSYDSQNFVDLVPNFEDSENFQSERKELWSAPIVQFVFRDSSGFVKCIDDRIFTPETLVEQGIFENYLDLFTTEERDPNFRNEMLDSFEVFTNRKYISLPHPTLSTHPYGDNDYSKDEDSNLADFFMKLLSSDKNDFKRFTRLSYDDLTLTSNLSSLFHEKLDQLKSLLYHDTLNYAMARPQVNGRMFGEYLKKMATHFNKDNSLTVDRLNDMLSSVFLNENNVILKEALVKFLKEIRAKVAPKLPMDSKALLNLALSSKFTSLNYFESNAFGTRQEYEMKLNELSETLEDLIRKLENKNKTLMMEQLASYVDRKEHIIRSNLLKREYTLNDLNEDLTKLKKSLNNKFSDSELVSKVLARASSNLVSLFNDTHPETFVHNLSYSKSSSIEETFQNLNTYISNISSHLQAETNPKSPPGYSGAAESVMNTYRGNQNNKLDSDLGDNTLDGDYYDSDDDDEYEYEDYTDDDENDDSEDEVEVSSDDEYELEVEELEETETSEDESESTNNVDYLEEDDESDVVVEAEVLEDEVESLSLEDEEESEEDDSQVQDNNENKSDDTSVYEHTPDENVDEPDEEDSESQEDNQVVCNTDSNQDYQLLGECGGTQSFIDDPGEMTSQNFDDVYVDNEKMENDQDEVVEILEDDFAQEDIEVNDKKAVLQEIFEKSADDFMESRAAKNVPP
- a CDS encoding DnaJ domain protein yields the protein MESYMINKLTDAVRVLELSDELNIDFPKVKSNYNRIVKSVHPDKNCGQDRGLDSVLEAYKLLDYYFNVVLNGKICQLCHLSNICESSTYYDFRHVNSHQSCRYYKSENSVEDLNCKLYESKLLLEDSSKLGSNPTNRFSCCYINSKENLTSSRFYIELSKNSLDVFEGIPYVTCRCGQILLITTEATALGIHTFDCDICSCSYNIA